From Drosophila santomea strain STO CAGO 1482 chromosome 2R, Prin_Dsan_1.1, whole genome shotgun sequence:
CTGGAATTCCAGTTCATCTAGCCCCAATATTATGTTAAATagtaaattacatttttacttGAGAATTAAGGGATACTGCGGCCTTAAAATGTGTATTCTACGATAATTTAAGTTTCTTAGATAGCgtattgttttaattattttatgtatgcgatttgattttgatgaaTCTTTTCAATTGTATTCTCGAAACATCTGTACACCCATTTCATCATTACATAAAATGTAAAGCGAATTAATATGTAGGCAAATTATTCCTAAAGCAGCAGACAAATTGTCACAATTCATGTGCTGTTAACTCTTTTTTGGGAATCAATACTTCACTTGCGATACTGGTTGGGTTCTATAAAAGGCTTAAGCTTTGGGTTCCCTTCTCAGTCGTGCGGCAAACGCAAAGCTGAAAAGTATTGTAGTTCTATAGATCTACGGTAAGAGaaagtacatacataccaAGAGAACTAATAAACTCAGTCGGATCGCGAGCTTTTATTTCCTAGGCAATAGAAAAAAGTTTTAGTTAAATTTTCACATCGAATACGTTTGGAGGCAAAGTGTAGCATAgagtacaaaaacaaaataataagtGGTTCTGATGTGGCATTGCTGTCGCAAACATTTTAGTTAAGAGAATTTTTAAGAGTGATGGTTTGTTCGTTTGTGACATCAAACAGATAGTGTATTAATATCGAAATGTTTGTGTGGTTTTTTTCCATTCCCTCCCGtaaacaatggcaacaactcAAATTGTCAAAAGTGTTGAATTGAATGAGTCgtgaaaaaataattagaaCATATCTAAAAGTTTTTGTTTGGGGAATTTCGCCATAAATCTTTTGTCTCAAGTGCGGCGATAGCGACCGAATGAATAACCACCAAGTTAAAGTACTTTACTAATTTTCTGATACTCACCGGCTTGGGTGTTGTTAGTTTAATTATTGACCGCAGTAAATAATCCTTTTTCCACTAAATTAATTGTCTCTTTTTTTAACCATAATAATTGGTTTAGAGCCTTTGATAAATTTATCTTTGTTTCGTAATTTTTTCAGTGAAACGAATTGAAACTTAATTATagaatgtttatttttgacaattggttattgttatttatccaaaaacaaaaacagtcTCTCTGATTATGGAATCCACCCCAATAAAAACTGCAATATTATAGCTTAGCTCTTAAACCAGAAGAGACTCAGAATCACATCAGCTGCTCGGCGGCTTGAAAgcaaacatatacatacatacatataggAAGAGAGTTAGAGCGATGATTATAATGCTAAACAGGTTCATTGGTTTATCGGCTGCGATCGTGGGTCGGAGCAGTCGGATCAGCGGCTTTGCGTTCTCGCCGCTTCTTAAAGCTGGGTGCGTATGCCGCTTGAAAGTTCAGTCGCTCGCAACACTCGACTTCGATCGCAACACGTCAAAATGCGATCGATCGCCaatttgctgctgccactgatTGTGGCCTTGTTAATCGCCGATTGTAATGCCTCCCTCCCACGCAGAAATCAGAACCAGAATCGCACAATGTCCGCTGGCAAGGCTTTCAAGGTACTGGTGACACACCCCGAGGTGCCCCAGGAGGGCATTGATCTGCTAAAGGAGAACTGCGAGATCATCCAGGTGCAGAGTGTTCCCACCAACAGGGCGGAGCTGCTGGAGAAAATCCGTGGCGTGGATGGCGTTCTCTGGGGTGGACACCAACCCCTCAATGCCGAGGCCCTCGATGCTGCCGGCCCTCAGCTTAAATCCATCTCCACCATGTCGGCGGGCATCGACTACGTCGATGTGCCGGAGGTCAAGAGGCGCAAGATCCCGCTGGGACACACGCCCACCGTTCTCAACACCGCCGTGGCGGATTTGGCAGTGGGTCTCCTCATTGCCGCCAGTCGCCGTTTCCACGAGGGTCGCAAGAAGATCGACAAGTGAGTATTAGTAGTTGACTGGTAGTGTCAATCTTTTTTGCtgtcaaaaaatataataattcGAACGTTTTTAAAGCGACCAGTGGGAAAACTACCATCTTAACTGGCTGTTGGGCCAGGATATCCGTGACTCCACCGTGGGATTCTATGGCTTCGGAGGTATTGGTCAGGCTATTGCCAAGCGCTTGTCTGGATTCGACATTGACAAGGTGCTGTACACTACACGCCGTCGTGTTCACAAGGAGATCGAGGAGGAGTTCAATGCCAAGAAAGTGGACTTCGATACCCTTCTGGCCGAGAGTGACTTTATTGTGATCGCTTCTCCTTTGACCAAGGACACACAAGGCGTCTTTAATGCCACCGCCTTTAACAAGATGAAGCAGACTGCAGTGCTGATTAATATTGCCAGAGGCAGTAAGTTTTACAGGACCAATTGCGTTTCTTGACAGAAATATCCATGTAAACCTCTTAATTTAACCCTCAGAAATTGTCAACCAGGATGACCTCTACGAGGCTTTGAAGTCCAACCGAATCTTTTCCGCCGGACTCGACGTCACGGATCCGGAACCTTTGTCGCCCACGGATAAGCTCTTGACGCTTGACAATGCTGGTGAgtgggaaaatgaaaataaaattgtagtTGCTTTTTAGGCCCCCACCTAGCAAATACTCCTTATCAATGAAAAGATTTTGCCTTATCTCTTTAGTGGTTGACAATGTCTAAAAGTATTTTGGAAAGATTTCATTAAGGTTTCTTGAAGGTTACTAAAAAATAAGGtgacgtttttttttgtttagttttatcATATTTCTGCGTTCTTGTCGACCTTTAGTGTccccttttatttttgttgatttattaaaTGATTGTTATCTTGGTGTGGGTAATCGTATCTTGAACTAACCACTCGATGTTTTTCCGTAACTTTCAGTCGTCCTGCCCCACATTGGATCAGCCACAAAGCGCACCCGTGCCGACATGTCCACCATTGCTGCCCATAATGTGCTCCGCGGCTTGGCTGGGGAGCCCATGCTGTCGCCCGCGTACTAGTAGATTTACATACAATTATGGAAAATATGGCTTTCCAGCGCTGCTTACCAGTTTGGGATGCCAGCCCAAAAAGGCCTTGACTTGTCAGTAGATGTGAAAATAAAgttgcaaagaaaaaaaacaactgtTTCCGGGTGCAAAGTGGCTAATTTCAGTATGTGGGAATCTAATCTAATGGCATAACTGATTAATAGGAAATAGGTAAAGCCTAGGAGAGTCGCTGATAGAAAcatcttaaaaatatatatttacttgaATTATATGTACAGATTTATGAGTGAAATATTCATTAGTACATTAGATTGGTTGTTAatagtaaataataataatatttaattgactAATTGTACACCTTTGTTTTGACTGTAATACATCATTACATATTCCAGCCATACAAAGTGTGTAGTAACGCTTAGCATTTCGAGAGATGAGAGCAAACTAAAATGTAATAGCTTAAGAGCAAATACTGAGCTTAAGAGCGGGGCACAGAAAAAGCTTGAATTGTTATCTCGGAAATTTCCACCTAACAGTTTAGCTCTGCTATCGGTTGCTGGTAGTCCTATATTTTTCCCCCATAATGTCTCGCGCGACAAGGGCATTTAAAGTGCTGATTTCACATCCAAATGTCCCTGCACCGGCTTTGGAACTGCTTCGATCCCGTGGAGCGGAGACCATCATCTGCCAGAGTGTGCCGCCCTCGAGGGAGGAGATTCTGCAAAAGGTGCCCGGAGTGGATGCCATCTATTGGGCGCACTATCAGCCACTGAATGCTGGAATCCTCGATGCTGCTGGTTCCCAGCTGCGTTGCGTGAGCACCATGTCCTCCGGTATCGATTTTGTGGATATTCCCGAGTTCCAAAAGAGGAGCATCCCCTTGGGCCACACACCCGGGGTGGTGAAAAATTCGGTGGCCGATCTTGCCATTGGTTTGATGATTGCAGCCGGTCGTCACTTTCACGCCGGGCGCACCGAAATTGAGAGGTAAGAAACAGCTGATGGGCGCTTTTGGCTTCAAAAGCTTTTAGTATTGAAAGCTTTTTGAGTAAGGGCTGCAAACTAGCCAGGTATCTTAAGTTTCAATTTTGAAGTTTAAAATGGATACCGACTGATTTTGATAAATTTCATCATAATATTGACAGGTCCCAGTGGAAAATCGAGCAGATTAACTGGATGATGGGTCAGGAGATTCGCGATTCAGTCATCGGtttc
This genomic window contains:
- the LOC120444680 gene encoding glyoxylate reductase/hydroxypyruvate reductase isoform X1, translated to MIIMLNRFIGLSAAIVGRSSRISGFAFSPLLKAGNQNQNRTMSAGKAFKVLVTHPEVPQEGIDLLKENCEIIQVQSVPTNRAELLEKIRGVDGVLWGGHQPLNAEALDAAGPQLKSISTMSAGIDYVDVPEVKRRKIPLGHTPTVLNTAVADLAVGLLIAASRRFHEGRKKIDNDQWENYHLNWLLGQDIRDSTVGFYGFGGIGQAIAKRLSGFDIDKVLYTTRRRVHKEIEEEFNAKKVDFDTLLAESDFIVIASPLTKDTQGVFNATAFNKMKQTAVLINIARGKIVNQDDLYEALKSNRIFSAGLDVTDPEPLSPTDKLLTLDNAVVLPHIGSATKRTRADMSTIAAHNVLRGLAGEPMLSPAY
- the LOC120444680 gene encoding glyoxylate reductase/hydroxypyruvate reductase isoform X2; translation: MSAGKAFKVLVTHPEVPQEGIDLLKENCEIIQVQSVPTNRAELLEKIRGVDGVLWGGHQPLNAEALDAAGPQLKSISTMSAGIDYVDVPEVKRRKIPLGHTPTVLNTAVADLAVGLLIAASRRFHEGRKKIDNDQWENYHLNWLLGQDIRDSTVGFYGFGGIGQAIAKRLSGFDIDKVLYTTRRRVHKEIEEEFNAKKVDFDTLLAESDFIVIASPLTKDTQGVFNATAFNKMKQTAVLINIARGKIVNQDDLYEALKSNRIFSAGLDVTDPEPLSPTDKLLTLDNAVVLPHIGSATKRTRADMSTIAAHNVLRGLAGEPMLSPAY